The DNA window cactgaggtcctttcttagGCTAAACTGCCAACATTCAAACTCTAtggcagagagtgcaactctgataGTCTGGCCACATTATTTGAATGCCAAAAGTTCATTTGCCTAAAGATGATGGAGAACTTACACAAAGCAATTGATGACCATGAAGATCAGAAGAagtaatacaaggacactctcaaggtctctctgaagaactctggaatcaagacatgggagacactggcatgaGACCAACCAGGATGGCATGCctgcataaaagaaaatgtgttctaggagcaaagcagaattgcagtagctggaaagaaatttgagatgcacaaatttagaggtATCTCCATTCCAATTATTCACATGGACTATtcgtgcccaacctgtggtagagccttcctggctcatattgatctgatcagccacagtcagacacaccgTACCTTGATCCCatcatagtgatgtcattttgtttcttttcaaacAAAAGACAACTATTAacctgagtcaggatttgagttcaggtcttcctgactcaattcaataaatatttattaagcacctaccactgggggcagctaggtggtgcagtggataaagcaccggccctggattcaggaggacctgagttcaaatatagcctcagacacttgacacttactagctctgtgaccctgggcaagtcacttaaccctcattgccctgagaaaaaaaaagcactaccacatgccaggcactgtgaatcacagcactcaatccactgcactaccttacTACCAAACTTAGCTAGAGAGAGTTAGCTATTGTTAACAACAATGACATATTTTAAGAGCATATATAtatgctcatatatatatatatatatatatatatatatatatatatatatatacacattgtgggggccaatttttaattgggaagtgctagttaagcagctcgccgcaatattggggcaaggaaggagatcagcagcctccctcaaaacagaacaagatttattttaacaagaacgaactttaaaaaaacaaaatacaaacaggatcagtaggatcaagggaaaggaaataaaatggggaaagggaaattataatacctgaaaaaataccaccacccaggaatcagctgaaaatatgcagcagaaagcctgttgctttccagctttcacctagaatgcccaattctcctcccccaaacctagaaacaccccacacagccccagccaatgggatggccgatctgacagtcacatgactgccctcactaggcttccaatcattataattttgccaggcccatgtaggcattggggagtggtgatgacatgaggtgccagagccctggcaatggctacaaccagtgggtggagcaccatgcagtttgcagagccccaggccagtgctcactgaggcataaaaacctcaaataacaattcttttcaacatgcgtatatatgtatatacatacacacatatatgtcttagTACAAAACCTAAAGACACAAATTTTTAAAGGCTTAGCTAACATTCCACTTGGAACTCAGATTTGTTCTGCAAACTCTTACAATAATAAAATTAACCCTATTCAATAATTCTTTTAACTTCTTTCATCCCACCTCTCCATTACCCATCCATTTCCCTCAAACCTACTTCTCAAAGTCTTGCCCCTTctcattaaattaattaattaaatgattcatctattcatccatcaaGTATTGTTATTTACAAACAGCCATATAGgtacaaatatctcattgacTAGATCCCTCTGGGTTCTTCCACCTCATCCCTGTCCAGATCAGGTCTAACCCTCCAATCCCCATCACTTCTCTGCTTTCCATTGTGAACAAACTCCCTTATTTATATTCTTTACCTTTCTCACAAGAGCTCCTTCTACCTGCTTGCCTCTACTCCTTGACCCATAAAACTACCTTTGAAAACCCCTCTAGTGTGGAAATCTCTTCTTCTTCCCACTTACAGGTCCAGGTTAAGGAGTCCGTATATTTGTCATTCCCTACTACTATTTCATATTTAGTGTTCTGTGTTCATCTTTCAACAGTCATTCCTCTTTGGAAATTTACATTATCCACTAAAAATCCTTACCTGATCATACTTCTACAAGTAAAATCTGCATCGGAGGGGTTGGGGCGGGTTAGCATGCAGGTCCCAAAATCTAATCCCCAAATTGAGGGCCGTCCAAGGTCAATAACTGAAATCCCATAGTCCTGGTTTGGACTTCTTTCATGATATTTTCAcattatacattttattattacaattatttatactacatttattattatatttataattatattacacatattattacatttttttaacattctcaCTTAGATAGTAAGCTACTTGAGCACAATAGTAACACCTAATGGAGCTTTTCCCCTAAAACCCAGAGTATAGCAGAATGGTTTGTACCTGGTAATcattaaataaatgctaactgaataagtaaatgtctgaatgagcaaatcaattaatcaacttTGACActggggagaagagatgggaaatgCAGTTTttacatacttctttttttaagaagcaatttgggttaagtgacttacccaggctcataCAGCCAATAAGTCTCACGTGTCTAGccagatttgaaagcaggtctttctgattccagagccagtattgtatccattgtgccaactagctgccctatttCCACATACTTCTGAAAGGCCTACTATAGGAATTTAGGAAATGTTATGATCTACCAAGCCATGTAGTGTTCTAATTAGTTTTTATCAATGTTAAAAGCTAAATTGTTATGAAGTCAAACTGTACCcttttataattttccccaattttataCAAAACTGAATAGGAATTTACCAGCTTAATGATACATAGccagtggtatgctggtaaatgtttaataaccaacTCTGAAAAAATGTGCCCATGATATACCTTTAATTTTAATCTACATtaataacatttttctccatttacttttaaaatctagataatcaataaaataaatcaagccctaatttgaagcatttaccaatttccaaagtgtaagtgttcacactgaaaatttaagtcTGCTACTATTTAATTGTGTATAAAATGCAGGTATATTTACAGAATATTACAGTAGTATTCCTGAAAAGTAGGTAGCTTGgtgacgcaatggataaagcactaggcctcgagtcagaaagactcatcttcctgaattcaaatctgacctctgacactagctgtgtgattctggacaagacacttaaccctgtttacttcagcttcctcatctatagaatgagctggagaagggaatggcaaaccactccaatatttttgccaagaaaactctgaatggggtcacaaagagtgagacacaactgaaaaacaactgaacaacgatAAGACAACTTTTCTATTTTAGCATGCACTAGAAGGCTTTGTATATACTTCTcagtgaggtcacaaagagtcagatatgactgaacaacaataatcccTTCACATCTTTGTGAATAAACTGCTTCGGTCAAAATATTAATCTACTGACAGGTGTCCAGACTTTGtggtggaaagaccactgggttTAGAGTCATAGGACTTGGGATGGAATCCAAACTCTGTTACTCATATGACAAGCCATTTAACAACTCTGGAACTCAGTTTATTGACTCTAAGTGTCCccattctgggttttcttggcaaaaatataagacaaacagggtaaagtgacttgctcagggtcacacagctaataagtaactgaggccaaatttgaacatgACAccatgagtattcctgactccaggcccgggactctatccactatgccacctagctgaaggAGAATTGGattaaataaatgacttttgAGGTCCGTAGTCCTCTTGTTCACATCTTGGCTACCTATGAAACgcttgggcaaggtacttaaaGCTTGTTGGTGAAATCAGTTTCCTCCattgaaaaatgaaacatttagactagatgaccacctGTAAGGCTTTTTCAAACTCCATGTCCTATAATCCTATTcttgatgacatttttttttctcccctggaCTTGAAATTTGCCCCATTTCTATCTCAGTTCCCTAGGCAACAGAAATAGACTGAATCTGTGCAGATCTGTATtcgaaaggaaaaaaaaaagcctttcccgACAAGTATTTGTTTAggtgaatgtaagctccttgaggacagggactatttcgactttttaatctttgtatccccaggacttagcacataTGTTAGTGCCCGACAAGTAACAGACCCTTAATGTTTAATAACAAATGTTTGGTAGGACCTGCCACAGCTTCAGTTCTTGCCTTTCAGAACCAGGTTCACCTGCATGCACTGAATTGTCATCCCCACCTTAACAGATAATAAAACTGATGCTCAAAAGAGGTGAAAGCTTGTCCCAGGTTACCAGTTACGAGTCCCAACCAGAACCCAAATGTTCTGATGGCTGGTGCTGGGCCCATCCTACAATTCTGTAGGCTGGTGGTGCATCGTTGGGTGGGTTATTCCTCAATCAGACGACCCCATAAGCCTTCAGCGCCCCATAGCCGCTAGGCCTGTatccacccaccaccaccacacaggTCTAGTCCGCCTTCCCCAGAACTCCATTCtccacttcccttccccctatcTAGCTCTCCAGCCatcgcccctcccccaccccgcgCACGGGCCAATCAGGTCTTCGCACACGCGCTCACCGGAAGTGGGTCCTCATTCACGCCCAGGCTCGGGCACTATATAAAGGGCCGCAGGGGTCACAGCGGTTACTCTGCATTCTAGCAGTTCAGTTTCCAACAGGTGGGCATCCTCGGGGGCTAGGGGCTCGGGGCTCAGGAGGGCGACTCTCGAAAAGGCTACCTGGGGCAGGCGCGGGGGAgtaggtgaggtgaggtgaggcgCGAGGGAAGCGGTTCCCCGTCGGTTTTTAAACAAGTTTTCCTTTCTCTGCTTTGACTTTTAGGTCACCCACTGGCCGTGGAGGTTCGCAGCGCGTTCTTCCAGGGCACTTGGTCATCAGAGGACTCAACTTTGCGTGTGTTCCAACCAGAGTTCAGTAGCTGCCAGTATTGAGGGAAGCCTCTGGGGGAGAAGCCAGCCTCCCAGTTCCGTGACTCCTGTTGGCTGCTGCTGTCCTTGCCTCAGGCCCTCCCTCTCAGCCCTCACCTACTTcaccttccttctccagcttctccGCCTCGTTTCCTTTGCTTCCCGCCTTCACCATGTGCTCCACACCCGGCATGCCCAGCCCTGGCGCCCATATCACGCTGCGTGTCTCCTTCGTGGACGTGCACCCGGAGGTGATCCCTGTGCAGCTGTGGGGGCTGGTGGGAGACCGGCGAGAGGAGTATGTGCGGCTGGGCCATGACATTCAGGTGGCCGCGGCAGCGGTGGCGGCCCGTACCCGGGCGATGCCGGCTGCCAGCCCTGGCGAGCTATGCCTCGTGCAGCTGGGGCCCCGCTGGCATCGCTGCCGCGTGGTCAGCCGCCAGGCGCAAGAGTGCCGGGTCTTCCTCTTGGACGAAGGTCGCACAGTCACGACCAACTCTGCAGCCCTGGCCCCCGGCCGCAACGAGTTCTTCCACCTGCCGTCAGAGGTGCTGGGCTGCGTGCTGACTGGCCTCGTCCCACTCGGGGGAGGTGGTGGCGGGGAGCCCCAGCAGTGGTCCCGCAGCGCGATGGATTTCCTCGGCCACCTGCAGGGCAAGGAGGTACAAGGCCGAGTGCAGGATGTGCTGCTTCCCCAGCGCCTAGTGCTTCTGGAGGTGCCCACCGTGTTCCAGCAGATGCAGGACCTGGGCCTGGCTCGACAGGTGCCTGACAGCCTCTTCCGATCCTTACTGAAGCGCTACATCAACGCAGCAGGGGCCTCGGTGCTTCTCCCGAGGGCCTTGCCCAAGCAGGAGCCCCCCCAGCTCTTGGATTACTTCTACCCCCAGCTGCAGCTGGGCGTCACGGAGCCCGTGGTCGTGACCCAGGTGTGCCACCCCCACCGCATCCACTGCCAGCTCCGCAGCCTTTCCCAGGAGATCCGCCGTCTGTCTGACAGCATGGCCCATGCCTATCGGGTAACAGGTACCGGGGACGAAAGTGGGAGAAGCAGCacctgggaggagagggaggagagcccCGACAAGCCCGGCTCCCCTTGCGCTGCTTGTGGCCTGGATGGACAGTGGTACCGCGCTCAACTGCTGGAGAATTTTCGACCGCAGCGCTGTGCCCAAGTTCTGCATGTAGACTATGGGAGGAAAGAGCTAGTGAGCTGTGGTAGTTTGAGATATTTGCTTCCTGAATATTTTCGGATGCCAGTAGTTACTTATCCTTGTGCCTTGTACGGACTCTGGGATGGTGGGCGAGGCTGGTCTCGTTCCCAAGTAGGAGACCTCAAGGCCCTGATCCTAGGTCAGGCTGTGAATGCCAAAATTGAATTTTATAGTTCCTTTGAACATGTGTATTATGTAACCTTATATGGAGAAGATGGGATTAATCTCAACTGTGCTTTCGGGGTCCAATCCTGCTGTCTGGCCGACAGACTTCTCCAGAGCCCGGGtctggaagaagaggaagggaaggaggagtcTGAACCTGAGGAGGGGTTGGAAGATGACCTGTCCCCCCCAACCTTGAAAACCGTGCGCCTGAAGGCTAATTCTTTCTATGATGCACAGGTGGAATTTGTTAAAGATCCCTCGGAGTTTTGGATCAGATTGAGAAAACACAGCAGCCCCTTTGGCAAGTTAACGAGGAGTATGTGTAACTTCTACTCATCGAGAAAGCTGGATGGGTTAGCGTTACAACCTGTGCCCGATCACCTCTGCTGCGTcaagtggaaagagcatgggTATTTTCGGGCTGTAGTCACAAGATTGGTAGGGGACAAAAGTGTGGAGGTGCACATGGTAGATCGGGGGAATACAGAGACAGTGGGCTGCTATGATGTAAAAATGCTGCTTCCCCAGTTCAGACAGCTCCCGGCAGTGGCTCTGAAGTGCTGTCTAGCTGATATCTGGCCCCTAGGGGAAAGTTGGAGCCGAGAAGCAATTTCTTATTTCAAAAAAACAGTGCTGCACAAGGAGCTGGTGATTCATGTTCTCGATAAGCAGGATAGCCAGTATGTCATTGAAATTCTTGATGAATCAAGGATGGGGGAAGAAAATGTAAGCAAACTGATTGCCCAGGCTGGATATGCCAAATATCAAGAATTTGAGATGCCACCTGCCCACTCCACAGGGCAAATTCCAAATCAACTAAGTGTCGATGGTAACAGACTATTTTCTGCCAGGAAAGTTGGAGTAGGACAGTGGGGAAAGACAGATGACAAGCCTCCAGTTTCAGAGATTGTGACTGACAGAATAATTTTTACAAAAAGCTCTTTCGGTGAATCAGTTGTGCAGACAACAGAGAAAACTAGAAATATGCCTATCTACTCTCCACTGGtacaaaattatttggaaattaagCCAGGCTCTCCCTGTAAAGGTCAGTTAGAAGTTGGGAGCACAGTAGAAGTCAAAGTGTCTTATGTTGAAAGCCCTGGATATTTCTGGTGCCAACTGACCAGGAATCTGCAAGGTCTCAGAACCCTAATGGGTAAAATTCAGGAATTTTGCAAGAATTCTGCCACTCTATACCAGGGAATCAGTCCAGCTTGCTTGGCAAAGCGTACTATTAATGGAAAATGGTCCAGAGCTTTGATTATTAGTGGAACCCCTTCTGCTGACCATGCCAAAGTAATATTTGTTGACTATGGAAATAAAGAGATAGTCTCTATGAAGAATATCTATTCAATCAATGatgaatttttaaagttaaagGCTCAAGCTTTTAGGTGCAGCCTTTACAATTTAATTCAACCTGCTGGTCAAAATCCTTTTGTTTGGGATGAAAGAGCAATTCGAGCTTTTAAAGAATTTGTAGATAATGCCTGGGAAGATAATCTGGAGTTGAAATGCACGATTTTTGCCCTTGCagcaataaataataaagaactaTTTAATGTGGTGGATTTACTAACTCCTTTTCAAAGTGCTTGCCGCTATCTAACAGAGATTGGGTTTGCAAGACAAGTTAGACTTCAGAAACCTCTAGCGTCCTCCATGCAACTCCATTCCTACTATTATTCCACACATGATATCAAAATTGGTAGTGAAGAGGCTGTTTTTGTAACACACGTTGATGGACCTTGGACCTTTTATTGCCAGCTTGCAAGGAGCTCCAGTGTGCTAGAGCAGCTATCAAGTGATATCTGTCGATTAAGCAAAGTCTTACAACATTCAAGAACATCTTCATTAAGCCCTGGGATCTTGTGCCTTGCAAAATATAGTGACCAGAATTGGTATAGAGGAATAGTTACAGGCAAAGAACCAAACAAAGTTTTCTTTGTTGATTTTGGGAATGTACATGTGGTTACAAATGAAGACTTGCTTCCCATCCCAGGAGATGCCTATGATCTCTTACTTTTGCCCATGCAAGCTGTGAAATGTTCTTTGTCTGATGTCTATGATAATACTCCTAAAGAAATTGCAGGTTGGTTTGAAGAGGCTGTACTAGACAAATCACTGAAGGCTTTAGTTGTAGCAAAAGATCCCGATGGAAGGTTGATTATTGAATTATATGATGGTAGCATTCAGATTAATGCTAAAATAAATGAGAAGTTGGGTTTACTAGGTTACAAAggaccaaagaaagaaaatgaagaattgttCTCTTCAGCTGAAACCCTTAAAGaagtaaaaagtgaaaataggaaattatttGCTGGATATTCCAGCAAAACAGCAAACAAATTATGCACATCAGAGATCCAGGGAGAATCATGCAAACCTAAAATCAGTTTAGCATGTAAGGAATTAAAAAACTTACAAAGTTCAACCAAGATGGGCTTGTTAACTAATTATCAGGAATTTGTGGGAAGTCAAAATAATCAAGTGTTCCACCCACctgataaaaaaagagagaattttgtTCACAGATCTTCTGCACAAGTCTTAGAGAGAAATAAGGACTTACCTCTTAAATTGTGTGATCTACCTCAGAAGAGTATTGTACCTGGTTTTAAAACGAAGGTATATGTTTCCCATATTAATGATCTAACAGACTTTTATATTCAATTAGCGGATGATGAGGATGAACTTGCGAGtatttcagagaaattaaatgatgatAAAATAAGACGTGAATGTTTTGCTGGACAGCCTCTGGAAAAGGGAGACTTGATATGTGCGGTCTTTCCAGAGGATGACTTAAAGTATCGAGCTGTAGTCAAAGAGAAGGCTGGCGACCTTGTTACTGTACAATTCATTGACTATGGGAATACTTCAGTGGTCAGTGTTAGCAAACTAAGCAAGCTTCAGAAAGTTAACACCTTAGTTCCAGGGATGAGCATTCACTGTACCCTGGGTGGGCTTCATATCCTGCCGACTGAAAACCAATGTCAGGAGCTTTACTTTTCAGAGAGAACAGGTGAGGCTCAGATAAATTGTGAATTTGTCATGAAATCTGAAGATAAGTGGGATGTTTTGCTTACAGATGAGCAGGGTGTAATATCAGAAGATATGATAAGCAAGTTTATATATAGTGCGAAATCACAAGTAGAAACTTCTCCTCAGGTAAATACAGGTACCAATCCAGAGACACTATtagaccctccccctccccctctccctcttcctctccctctccctcttcctctccctctctctctccctctctctctccctctctctctccctccccctgtccctctcccacctcctgtccctctccctccccctccccctccccctctccctccctctctccctccccctcctcctccccctcctcctctccctcctcctccccctccccctctccctccctctctcccatcgcctccccctctccctccccttccccctctccctgcccctccctctctccttccctctctccctcccccttcatttcctcctcttcttcccctccctcttccccctgaGCAGTCCCTTAAAGATCctgacaaaacaaattttaaattgctCAACTGGTACCTTCCAGAAGTAACTAAGATAAAAGTCTATGCTACTGTGATTGATGGACCAGAGTATTTTTGGTGTCAGTTTGCTGATACAAAAGTCCTTGATTACTTGGACCCCCAGGTACAGGCTGCTGGAGAACATGCAGCAGTCTGTGAGGACTGCATTTCAATTATTCAGTCAGGTGTGGCCTGTATTGTTAAATACAGTGAAGATGGACGTTTTTATAGGGGACTTGTTACTGATATGCTGGAGGGAGACCTTGTGTCGGTCAGGCTTGTGGACTTTGGGAATGCTGTAAATTTTGGCAGAAATGCCCTCTGGAATATACCTGGTGACCTCCTGAATGCTAATATGCAGTGTTTTCCCTGTTGTCTGTCAGGATATAATGTTTTAGAAGGTATATGTTCTTTTGAAGAAAATGACTATTTTTATGAAATAGCTACAGAAGGTGTTTTAGATCTTACTATTTTAGAGATCAAAAAGGATGTCTGTGATATACCATTGGCAGTGGTTCAATTAAAGTATGAAGGTGAAAACCTTAATGAGAAAATGCTGAAATTTTCCAAGCAGTTCTATACAACTGATAAGGGATTCCCAAAGACTTTACGTGAAAACAAACTGAGGGAAGCAGATACTCCCATGCCACTCAGTCTTGATGCTGGAAGTAAGCGTAACAAAGTTGCACAAGATGACTTGCTCTATGTGGAACCACAAGGAAATATTTTCCATGTAAGCGATGGCTTAAACCATATTGAAACCAAGCCAAGTCCTGTTTTTGAAAGTGAAGCCATAACTCCTTTTGTGCCTGCAGTGGTTCAGCCTAGCAAAGACAACAATGGAGACAGTAGGGTAGAGTGCTCTTTGGCTGAAAAGGTCAAGTTTGATAGTAACAAAAACCTGATTACAGGACTAGAAACTCTGCTGCCACAAATTGAGACCAAGGAAATGTTAGAACTGGATTCCCTCGAAGTACCCCTCTCACTGGAAGAATCAAAAGAGTTCTTGGAACTAAAGTCCATAGAATTACAGCTTTCCCTAGCTGGTGAGGAGGCAAAAGAGCTGGACCCGGAACCTCCAGTGGCCCAGCTTTCCCAGGGATGTGATTCAAAACTGACCCTGGAACAGTTTACGATCCAGCTCTCAAATGATTCTAAATCAGAACAGCTAGAACTAGAACCTCCAATAGTACCTCTGTCCCTAGAAAAGGAGACTCACCCCTTTTCAAAGACGAGTCAGAAGTCCCAGGAAACTCTCTGTCAAGAGGACCCTGGAGAACCAAATCACCTAAAACCCTTTGACAGATGCAGAGTACATTCCAAAACAGAGACTGCCCATAATTTGTACAAAGAAGTGTTTACAGAGTTCAAAAACAGACTTGCTGCTGAATCTTTGACTCACTTGCttcctgaagaagaaataaagtcaGAAGAAAACCATGGGAATGCTTTAACAGACCATGCTTCAggtatgattttttccccttcctcactattttttttaattgaagttaAAGTTAGTGATGTATATAATTCATCCTTTCAGAGACTGAATTTCTTAAACTAGAAAATGCTGAATCTCAaagctttttatttgttttgtttttaattgttttgtgtgGAAGACACAAAGAAATGGCAGATTTATAAGGTTGAGCTTGGGGGGGGCAGGATTTATCTAAGCTATCTATTAGTTAACTTATAGAGTTTTATAAAACTGAAGTTATCTTAATTTCTAAAAATGTCTTGTTAAGATTAAACCCCccgggggggggcagctagatggcgcagtggttaaagcaccggctctggattcaggagtacctgagttcaaatccagcctcagacacttgatacttactacctgtgtgaccctggacaagtcacttaacccccattgcctcgcaaaaaaaaaaaaaaagaataaataaacttCCCGTATCTTGATATAATATCTTATATCAGAATGTATATTTGTCATGCTTACTTGTAGAGATGTTTTAAAACTGCTTATAGTATTTATGCACTGGTGGGCAGAGATTTAATTCCCTGAATcagtgattttaaaatttctcaagtGTTATGCTAtcctaaatatttatttctaatggcctcattttatattcaaggataatttaaacatttttcctCATTCACTATCATTTTATGATACAAGACTATTATGCCAAACTGTTgtgtttttagttttctttataacttaaaaaacccaaaattattttagagaattTGTCCTgaataaaagaagataaatacaaaaaaattataaagaagacttataaaatcagaaatataaaaactctcttcatcttttcctttaagataaTCTGCCATTTTCTGTTCTGATTAGGGTTGTGGCATCATTATAGAAAATGGCAAGCATCTAACTTTCACTGTCATTTGGATTTTTGAAGTCCTGAggttactttgtctgagatcatactGCCTACTCAAGTATATTCACTGATTGGCTTTTTGGTGACAATTTTCCCATTGTGaccaaaagatgaagaaaaggtaTCAATGGCTGATGGGAGaataaaagaagatggagggataGAAACAAAGTTCActgattctattaaaaaaaaaaagctccaaggAATAAAGACAGTTTTGGAAAATTCTTTGGAAATCTGGGATCTAAAGAATTTGGGAAGGAAAGTATGGACAAGAAAGCTTAACTCTTTTTGAATTTTATAGCTCAAATTGAGAATACCTATACTCTAGAAGGATTCACCATTGGTTCGAAATGTGTTGTCTGGTCAAGTCTAAGGAACACATGGTCTGAATGCCAGATTTTGGAAATAGCCGATGAAGGTACCAaggtaaattagatttaagtgttTCAGGTCAAATAATTATTGGAGTGTTAAGAAAAATTGCAGTAGAAAATTTCTTTTGTTATATAATACAAGAAATAAGACAAGATGCTGTTTATTTCTCAGGCACAACTACCCTAAAATGACTTTAAGAAGTTGCTCTAGCAATAAAGTTGCTTTTAATTGTATTCTTCTCCAATATTGAAGAAGCATGGAAAACTTGCTAAActtactaaagaaaaaagaaaaaagtaatttccAAGGTTTTTATACTGTCTGCCATATCCACACAATGGTaaaaatacaactaaaaaaatttccttgagcatttcatttgttttgcttggagTATAGTCTATTAGCCTC is part of the Dromiciops gliroides isolate mDroGli1 chromosome 4, mDroGli1.pri, whole genome shotgun sequence genome and encodes:
- the TDRD6 gene encoding tudor domain-containing protein 6, which codes for MCSTPGMPSPGAHITLRVSFVDVHPEVIPVQLWGLVGDRREEYVRLGHDIQVAAAAVAARTRAMPAASPGELCLVQLGPRWHRCRVVSRQAQECRVFLLDEGRTVTTNSAALAPGRNEFFHLPSEVLGCVLTGLVPLGGGGGGEPQQWSRSAMDFLGHLQGKEVQGRVQDVLLPQRLVLLEVPTVFQQMQDLGLARQVPDSLFRSLLKRYINAAGASVLLPRALPKQEPPQLLDYFYPQLQLGVTEPVVVTQVCHPHRIHCQLRSLSQEIRRLSDSMAHAYRVTGTGDESGRSSTWEEREESPDKPGSPCAACGLDGQWYRAQLLENFRPQRCAQVLHVDYGRKELVSCGSLRYLLPEYFRMPVVTYPCALYGLWDGGRGWSRSQVGDLKALILGQAVNAKIEFYSSFEHVYYVTLYGEDGINLNCAFGVQSCCLADRLLQSPGLEEEEGKEESEPEEGLEDDLSPPTLKTVRLKANSFYDAQVEFVKDPSEFWIRLRKHSSPFGKLTRSMCNFYSSRKLDGLALQPVPDHLCCVKWKEHGYFRAVVTRLVGDKSVEVHMVDRGNTETVGCYDVKMLLPQFRQLPAVALKCCLADIWPLGESWSREAISYFKKTVLHKELVIHVLDKQDSQYVIEILDESRMGEENVSKLIAQAGYAKYQEFEMPPAHSTGQIPNQLSVDGNRLFSARKVGVGQWGKTDDKPPVSEIVTDRIIFTKSSFGESVVQTTEKTRNMPIYSPLVQNYLEIKPGSPCKGQLEVGSTVEVKVSYVESPGYFWCQLTRNLQGLRTLMGKIQEFCKNSATLYQGISPACLAKRTINGKWSRALIISGTPSADHAKVIFVDYGNKEIVSMKNIYSINDEFLKLKAQAFRCSLYNLIQPAGQNPFVWDERAIRAFKEFVDNAWEDNLELKCTIFALAAINNKELFNVVDLLTPFQSACRYLTEIGFARQVRLQKPLASSMQLHSYYYSTHDIKIGSEEAVFVTHVDGPWTFYCQLARSSSVLEQLSSDICRLSKVLQHSRTSSLSPGILCLAKYSDQNWYRGIVTGKEPNKVFFVDFGNVHVVTNEDLLPIPGDAYDLLLLPMQAVKCSLSDVYDNTPKEIAGWFEEAVLDKSLKALVVAKDPDGRLIIELYDGSIQINAKINEKLGLLGYKGPKKENEELFSSAETLKEVKSENRKLFAGYSSKTANKLCTSEIQGESCKPKISLACKELKNLQSSTKMGLLTNYQEFVGSQNNQVFHPPDKKRENFVHRSSAQVLERNKDLPLKLCDLPQKSIVPGFKTKVYVSHINDLTDFYIQLADDEDELASISEKLNDDKIRRECFAGQPLEKGDLICAVFPEDDLKYRAVVKEKAGDLVTVQFIDYGNTSVVSVSKLSKLQKVNTLVPGMSIHCTLGGLHILPTENQCQELYFSERTGEAQINCEFVMKSEDKWDVLLTDEQGVISEDMISKFIYSAKSQVETSPQSLKDPDKTNFKLLNWYLPEVTKIKVYATVIDGPEYFWCQFADTKVLDYLDPQVQAAGEHAAVCEDCISIIQSGVACIVKYSEDGRFYRGLVTDMLEGDLVSVRLVDFGNAVNFGRNALWNIPGDLLNANMQCFPCCLSGYNVLEGICSFEENDYFYEIATEGVLDLTILEIKKDVCDIPLAVVQLKYEGENLNEKMLKFSKQFYTTDKGFPKTLRENKLREADTPMPLSLDAGSKRNKVAQDDLLYVEPQGNIFHVSDGLNHIETKPSPVFESEAITPFVPAVVQPSKDNNGDSRVECSLAEKVKFDSNKNLITGLETLLPQIETKEMLELDSLEVPLSLEESKEFLELKSIELQLSLAGEEAKELDPEPPVAQLSQGCDSKLTLEQFTIQLSNDSKSEQLELEPPIVPLSLEKETHPFSKTSQKSQETLCQEDPGEPNHLKPFDRCRVHSKTETAHNLYKEVFTEFKNRLAAESLTHLLPEEEIKSEENHGNALTDHASAQIENTYTLEGFTIGSKCVVWSSLRNTWSECQILEIADEGTKVLNLSNGMEEIVNPENVWNGIPKLNNSPSEGVYQTLEKEFSLNSTDDTAIKEAVYNTGGHKCRVLGAPAVGLRDNHQSNNSSSFGSSQLKDSFR